The nucleotide window GTTACAGACGATTAGTTTTGCAACATTAATTCACATGGTTTGATAGAGGAACCAAAAGTGTTTATTCGATGAAGAAAAAAGAACCCATCGAGTTGCTTATTTAATTGCTTACAAACATAAACAGTTTTAAATGGCGCGACTAGACTCAGACTCTATATCTGAATCGGTGCTGTAACGTTGAATAATCAATAGAGACCAGATTGTAAGTGACTGATCGGTGTCGTATCTATCTTCTACTCTTTTCTTAGCCATAATAAACGCACCGAACACGTCGTTTCGGGACCGAAGCTCCGTCAAACTCACCGGATCCTGGAGTCAGCAGTGGTTCAGAGCTACGGTACCGATTTAATCGATCTAACAGTCGGTTAAATCACCCAAAGCTCATCAATTTTGGGTTAAACGGGAGTTTTGACGTTAAAcagagaaaatcatcaaaataaaggGCAATTCACGGATGGATTTTGTAATTAAAGACATCATTCTGTTCGGAATTCATTCGCGCACAATCCTTTGAAGTTTCATCATGAAATTCACACAAATAAAGATTCTGGATCGAAAAAACGTGATTCGGAGTGTTCTTGAGCTGTTAGAACATATCCgattggatggcaatccgattggacgACCATCCGATCCATATCACTATCTTGTTTGAAGGCTTATTGAAGGTTTATATGCTTTCAAtaggatggcaatccgatcggctgaccagccgatcgaacgaccatctgATCCATGTCACTATGGGGTGTTTGAAAGATCAGTTGTTTTCAATCGAATGGcattccgatcggatggccaatCCGATCCACAAACACATGTTTGCCCACTTTGTCCTCCGATcgaatgacaatccgatcggatgacaatctgatcggatgaccatctgtcAGCATGTCATTCGACCAGATGATCAAATGCCTAAAAAAGGCATTTGATCGCAACGACGAGGAGAGTCTCCagaaaaaatttggtgattgaCAATTTTTTTCAGGTTTTTAACGACCAAGCTGGGTTGTTCGGGGACACCGTCTGGGGCTTCAgtgaacatatttgatgatgcgaTCACAGATTGTGGAAATTAGTGGGTTAGTCATGATATTGGTGCAGAATGTTAATCATTCAGGTTATCTGACTATTTATGGGCCAAATCGTAAAATCCGCAAAGACGAAAAACTGACAATTGTGGCGAATATTGTGATATTCTAGTTTGGTCATGTTTTTCAGAGAAGAGAATTGAAAATTGAATTCAGTTTGAGGGGGAATTCAGTGATAGAAACGTCGgaatttgcaaaaatgagggggaataaaaatttaATGTCGTATGTTGAAATTCCGGCATTTTTAAAATTCATGACACTGCAACAGTATTCGGGTAGTTTCGACTTCAGATTGTCAGGGGGAATGTGAATCTGATCGTGAGTGTAAGCTTCCGAGATCAAGATGATCCGAGGTGTTGATATCTGATCGTGGACGAAAGCATCAGAGATCTGAGAGTGATCGTGGATGATAGCTTCTGAGATCTAGATTATCTGAGGAGATAAATCTGATTGTGGGCGAATGCTTCGGAGATTGGATTACATTACCAGATGATTTGTTTTTCgatgaagatttgctgattgtGGAGAATACCGTTTACACGGATCTGTCATTCTTATGGTGCGTTATCGTTGATCACGGTAAACGGGATATCAGATCTTCAGGGGGAATCACGGATTTGAAGTTAACCAGTGGGGTATTTGAAGTTTCTATCATTTGCCGGTTGAGTTTTTGTACATTCTTAGATCGAGCTGGCGGAATGCGAGATCGTGGTGCTTACAGGTCATATAAAAAACTGAGCTCGGATGCAGTTAAAGGTTAAATAGAGGATGCTACATTGATTAGTTTCAAGTTAATGATTGTTCGTGAAGGTTGCAGTTTAGCAAATCAGAGGAGAGTCGTGAACTGTGCAAAAGACCTGAAGATTCATTCCAGGGGGAATTCGTGCTTTAACTTGGTAAAAAGCGAACCCGAATCATCAATCGAGGGGTAATTTGGATAGTCAGATTTCAAGATAcctgattgaagttgcagaaAAGTTGAAGATTACAGAATATTCAAACACGGCTCAAGGTTCTCAAAGTTTTAAAGACGATTCGACAGTGACATCCGAGGGGGAATCTGTTAGTTCATATTTGTacgtctgccactgtgcgaatagttagatagagcgtatgttgaatattgtatagaatagagaAAGTTGGACGATTTTTATAATGTAAAGGTCCGTCCGgacggatggcaatccgatcggatggacacATAGTGTTAGTTGTCTATAAATAGGGGGTTGGGGCtcccatttggacaagcttttggttcccagaggggaCGTGCTGTCCAACTGGTCTCATGGTGCTGTAACGTTGAATAATCAATAGAGACCAGATTGTAAGTGACTGATCGGTGTTGTATCTATCTTCTACTCTTTTCTTAGTCGTAATAAACGCACCGAACACGTCGTTTTGGGACCGAAGCTCCGTCAAACTCACCGGATTCTAGAGTCAGCAACATCATCATAGGCTCACCCACAATGCCGCCCTCCACGCTATACGTGGGGTGGTGTTCCCGGCGTGGAGGGCTTCAACGTCCTTCTTCCACGCCCAGACCGTATGGTCTTAGGGTTAAGGGGTTATCAAATCATGGGTATTGGGCTTAAAACTGGTGGGCTTGGTTGTTGCAATTTGGATCTTGCTTCGTATTGGTTTGGTTTCTATCATCATATGGGTTTCATTTTTAGTTATATGGGTCTTATGACCCAGATTCAAATATTTTGAATAAACACATGATGCGGGTGATATAACGTAGAGTTGTATAAGTAACCCGTATAACAATGCGGGTTATATGAACATGATGACTTTAATGGTATGAGTCGCACAAATTTTTgctaaaataataaaagttaaactTTGAAAATGTCCTGCTCCTGCAACTATCGTATATGACCATGAGTGATTAATACACACAGGTATATATACCTCAAAATCTAAACCCTGCCACCAGAAGGTACACATTAGCTAAACACTTGATTACATTTTTGCATCTCCTATTCTATTTTTATTTCTGACCATTTTCATTTCTTGTAAAAGAGACCCACTATCACAATCTTCATTTTGATGTTAAATTGTGAAGACAATTAGGACTCTAGAAACTGATATCTTATCTAATTGTTGTAGTGATGATGCTGAGATTTAGAAGACTGTTGATAAGGAAATCTTTGAATTATTAGATAAAACAATTGTATGGAAATACAATTGAAGGAAATGCAAGAAAGATATTTAGCAATAAGCCTAAAGTTGGCAGAGGTGGATGGTGAAAGGCAACAACTTCTAATGACCTTAGAATCTACATCATGGGAATATGTAAATTCAAGTTAGTTGTGTTCATAGGTTCATTCAGTTTGTTACTATATAATACATTAACGTGACCCGTCCAAACTAGTTCAATATAGAACAAGAAAATCGTTCTTTTTTTAGTTCTTAGGCCCAAACTTAAACCCAGTATGGGTCACGTAGCCCATTGTTTCCAGAGAAAGCCCACATAATAACTGGGCTTTGGcctttgagctcatttcattcTCAACTGAAACCTAACCTAGCTACATAACCAACCCTCTTTAGCGTGTGAGTTTCACGGGACAACGCCGCCGCTCTCATTCGACGATCGACATGGTAACTAACTTTTCTCTCCCTAATCTCTTCATTCTTAGATCTATAATTCATTCATCTCatctagttaaaaaaaaaaactatttgaagtTAATTTTTAATACTTCCGGAGAATGGATATCGAAATCGAaatgttttgtttagggtttgaCGCCATTTGATTGTTTCCATGTTTTAAGTTTTGTTGTTTTATAGGTTACGTTTGGTTTTTGGGAATTTTAAGGATTTATAATtgatttagggttttggattTTGTTAGTTGCTATGACGTAATTTTTTGCTGGTACAATATATTATTGAAGCTCAATCTTGTTTCTATAAGTGTAGATCGAAGACTATTTGctttagggatgagcatttggtatcaAATCCATCCTGATATGGTCCCGATCCCGAAAATACCCTACCGGAAacggtatccactttttggcattttcggtatcggtatttcGAGACtggtaccggttcggtacggtACTAGTAAAATACcaaattttaccttcaaatactaCTACCGTACCGTACCCAACatatttcggtatcggtatcCAGTTTTGGCGAAATTCGGGATCGGGATTTAACTTATAAAAAAGTTGGGACCAAAACCAAAACCTAAACCTGGACATATCTGACCTTTTATGTAATTAACTATTATTGAAACTTGAAAGTAATAGTCAAAGATTTTTGCTTAAGTTATGTTTCAGTTGCAACTATCATAAGATTGCTTGTATAGCAACTTGACTATGTGTTTATATTTAATTTGCAGCCGTCACACAAGACATTTATGATTAAGAAGAAGCTAGCGAAGAAGATGAGGCAGAACAGGCCTATTCCTCACTGGATTCGCATGAGGACCGACAACACCATAAGGTATTTGTACATGTATAACTGAATTAACGCAATGGTTTGATAGTGTTGTTGAcatatttgttttatttgattcaggtACAATGCTAAGCGCAGGCATTGGCGCAGAACCAAGCTTGGATTCTAAGGTGTTTTTGCAGCTGGGTCAAATTCAACCAAGAATGGAAGTTATTTGTTTtctagttttattattattttgaagtTAAGTGTGACTTTTATGTTGGCTATTTGTGGCCTCTTTTTTAGTAATGCAGCAGATGAAGTATTGTTTTACTTATGGTTTAATGCATCACCTGCAACTTGATCAAATGTTGTTTATGCTCTTGATATAGTTAGGCTACTAGCCTAagatcccgcgagtttcgcgggtggcttaaaaaaaacatataatatcTAGTGGCATTGAAGCCCATCTAGACCATCATTTTTGTTCTAGGCCTTTCCAAAGTTAGGCAGCATGTCTAAGAGTCGCCATATAGATACCTTCTGGAGTGGGCAACCCTAGAATCTTTACCCAATCGCATAAGAAGGGCATCTGAAGTGGGGATTCTATCCCTAAATGCCCTCCACGCAAAACAGTTCATTTAAGAGACCGCCATGTTGTTCCATATGAATGAAGGGCCGTTACCTGCCACAGTTGCTTCGTCTAAGGCAATCCAGGCCAGCTTAGCTTAACTGAGAAATCGCCTAAATCGCCATTACAATTCCACCTCCACTTATCCTTTAATTTTGTTACCTGCTGAGTTTTGAAGGCATCCATTAACGCTGCGACTTCATCTTTCTCCTCAACTACATCTGGCAATCTTTTCCAAGCCGAATCTCAACACATGCTTAGCCTTACCACCAGCATTAGCATTTGTAGAGTGCTATTAGCAATGTGAGCCTTCAAATTATTTTCCCCAAGACTACAAAAAGCAAGGTAATTTCAGGAACCAACATAAACAAAAATTGGTTGCACATTTGTATCATTGACACTCAATAGACAATTAGCCTTCAAAATTAACAATACAAAAATGAGAGTACAATATTCAAAGACAAACGAAAcctatttttaaaaataaaaagcaCATACCAAAAAGAATATTCCAATCGAACACCTTTTATTCAGCAACCACCGTCCATTTTAAATTTTTAGAGTTCCTCCGGCAAACTGGTCTACTTCTAGACTAATTCAATACCTTGGCTTGTTTGTTATTCAGTGACCCGTCCAAATAAAAACTGATAACCGACTTGACCCGTATATGACTCGTATCATCAAGATTAATTCCAACATCAGTTCACCTTGTACTATAAAACTCATTACAGCCCAAACTGTTTTTACCTGTTACCAACCCGCCAATTGTGTCACATTTCACTAAAAACTGAGAAGACTggaaaaataaacaaaaagaaaatagtTTGACGTACCTCAAGATGTTCATGTAGCTGCTTATGTACTCCCATCTGCAATTTTAGTGCATCAATGAACCAACTTAACTCCTGCCATCGTAAACCGTGTGCATAAGGTTGGATTTTAGTTATTTCAAACTAAATGACATGCCTTAATATCCTATTTTGGCGAAGAAAATATATTAGTGACAAATTGAAAAATGTagtaaaaactaaaataaaattaataaataatatgAGTAATGTATTGACAAACATTGTTTGACCATCAATATTCTCTCTACGGAGCTTCGTAAGCCAAGTATTTCCATCAAAAACTTTGATCTTCGTTTCAGAAAACTCATCTAAACCAACCTAATTCAGTATTAACTTCGAAATGATCTACATTTGATAACAACACAACAATTTTGTAAAATATTATTACATACAACAAATACTAAAAGAAATACTACTTGTTACACGAAATTGAAAGTTTATTTGTACACTTGTTAACACACCCAACTTGTTGAAGCACAACCAAAATTATGATCGAGTCCTTAAACCACAACTAATTATAAgatgacaaaaaatataaaatattatttaaattattaaatttacaAAAGTCATCTGCATAGAATTATTAAATTTACAAAAGTCATTTGCATAGAGCTCTAAGATTCTAAGTTTAGCAAACATAGAACATCTACTAAAGAAGAAAGCAAATTAAGCAGGAATCAAGCACTTAGAAGTTGACATGTGGATCGAGAATCTACGCAAAATTGAACCTCGAGTCCTTGTCAGCAAAAGGGAAAATTACAAACTTACTAACATATCTATTATATTAAATAAGGGAAATTAAATTACAAAcacaatttacaaaaaaaaaaaaaaaaaaaaaaaaaaaaaaaaccgtagaAAATTGCGCGACTTGTAAGCATTGCACTAAAAATGAGGCTAAACCCAGGCTCAATAAGCATGGTATCAGAAGCACTCCTTACATGGCATAAACTACATCAATTCCTATGTGAGCGATTCCACACATGCACACTCTTGTAACTTTTTCACAATCTCATACTTGTGTTCTGCATATTCAGATAAGTGAGCTAATACTATTACACTAACTTTAAAAGGATAAAAAAATCACTAACCTCAGGAAAGCTACAGCAAATCCATTAGCTTTCTCTATCAACTCTATCAAATTTATCAGTTGTTAATAGCCAGTGTTCATGTCTTATCCTTGCGAAGTACATCCATTCCCGCCATTTCTTTTATTGCAGTCATTCTTTTAGTAAAAACATACATATCACATTCTTTTAAATCATTTGAACTTGAACTTGGAAACATAAGGATTACATGAGACTTGATTTAAACAAAAGGTAGAAATTAATGTATGAGATATGTGAGAATTAAGGACCATTCACTTGAAAGGGTGGTGACTTCGTACCTTCCTCTAAATCTTCCCCTTCCACCACATCCTTTAACCCTTATAGTTATGATCCACAAAGTTATAACCAATATAAAATTTTGAGCAGTTCAACAAAAAAAATGAAGTATACACACAAAAAAGAATCATCTTTCAATCAAGGAGTCAAAAAACCATTTGCGAGCAAGAGCATCACTAAAAACTTGTTACtttgtattacacaggttgaacaTGCAACTTTTTTTAGTATTAAATATTCAACATAACAggatatattttaattttttttttttttgactaaaACAATCTCATGAAGAGTTTTCAAActttaaaatgaatttttttaACGTCGTATGTTATAATAACTCTACTCCTAAATTACACCAAATTATATTTACTTTATCCCATGACACTAATTGAACCCTAATCCCC belongs to Helianthus annuus cultivar XRQ/B chromosome 5, HanXRQr2.0-SUNRISE, whole genome shotgun sequence and includes:
- the LOC110940575 gene encoding 60S ribosomal protein L39-3, with product MPSHKTFMIKKKLAKKMRQNRPIPHWIRMRTDNTIRYNAKRRHWRRTKLGF